taaaaaatcgtaGTGTTTTCTTGCACGATTTTTACATATGAATTAGCAATAGGTATTTCTAAAATTCCagctattttttaaaatagattGATGACTTCTGTTGATGTTGCAGCCCAGTTCTCCTTGGCGTGTCTCCTGCCAAGCAACTCGATTTTCCGTGAAAGAATCAACACGATAATTGGCAAATTAAGTCAAGCTGGATTGCCGACACAGTGGAGGATCCATTCGATCCGTGAGATCGCGGTAAAGATGAAAGTTAATATAGACGGTCATCACTGGCACTCGAAACACGGATTCGTACCATTCCAATTGAACGACGTGCAAGTTTGCTTTTTCGTGCTTGGAACGGGATTACTGTCGTCCATTATCGTCTTCTTCAACGAGAAAGGCTGGCTGAGGTTTGGAAAATCGAGAAGAAAAACTGATTTCACGGTCGAATAATTGCGGTCGTTCTGTTTCCATTCCATTTAGTTCCTCGTTCATGTGGTAACAATAATAAACGATACGCTCGTATGGTATCTCTTGCGGTTTAACTTTTAAGCAATACACAACgagatataataaatattcaatataaaaacatattaaaatatcTACCATATATTGcgtacaaaatattcatccaatatACGACtgattaaattattttacataGAGAGTGGCGAACTCAAAGTAGTATCATTGAATATTTTGCATCATTGCATAACGAGGTATAACAAATattcaatataaaaatatattaaaatatctCATGTTTTGcatacaaaatattcatccaatatCCGACTGATTAAATTATTTTGCATAGAGAGTGGCGAACTTGAAGTAGTATCATTGAATATTTTGCATCACTTGAAATATTGAAGTAGAGTGAAAACGGAGACTTTAAAATCAACAATAGTTCTTCCATTGGAGGTTTTAATTATTCACAATAAACTGTGTTTATTTCGATTTAAATCACCGCAGTATGCAGAAATTTAATCAAACGTATTCAGTTTGATTCGATGACCACAGCGGAACACAGACGAGAGTATATCCTTGAACATGAAACTCCTATTCTTTGTAAAATCAgcgaaaaattgaatttattgttattattaaatttaattacgcaaaggtgttcggccaaccctgggaaaaattgtaatgggagattctagaggccaaaataggacaaaaatcaagaataccacttTGTtagtggaggctttgttaaaaagttactaacgtttaaagttcagcctgtactgaatttttttctcaaaactgagtaggatttcgtgggtatgtgtattaaccaaaaatgattgtaattgacccccgcaaccgaaaataatttttccagaatgatttgaaacttttcattttcgccgaaaaaattaggcagctaccccctgtcgatttttcttaaaaattagtttttcatttttaataattttatgtgacgccctacagaaaagttgtctaatacttttttgtatgtacccatgagctctacttcagaaaaaagtttcattgaaatatattcactattgtaggagttatggctgtttgaaaattggaccatttttatggggtttttctcattttgcggtgtcaaggaccaacttttcgaatatttttgcgatttgtacatattctccaccaaaatacgcgtagtttgcttttttaaacattaaaatcgtccaatccgttcagaagttatggtgttttaaagatttgcatgaaatttacgggaagcatttctggtctgaaattatattttcggtaaggaatttttttctcggaagtgggtaggatttcgggggtatgtctattgattaaaaaggattataattggccctagcaaccaaaagtaatttttttagaacgatttgaaattttttaattttgtcgaaaaatttcataccttctcgaatttttttctcgaaaatggttaggatttcgggggtatgtctattgaccaaaaatgattgtaattgatccccgcaatcgaaaataatttttccagaatgatttgaaatttcttaatttaattttttaataactttttaacgaaacctcagtcaagacattgatattcttgatttttgttttattttggcctctagaatctcccattaaaattttccccaggggtggccgaacaccctgtataaaatgtaTGTGTTATTAGGGAAGACGATAAAACAATTGATTCAGCAAACGACCGATTTGTCGTTGCTTGAATATAAAAGCTTATACGCGCCACAGTGAATCAGTTATTCAGAATACAGAATACAGAAAATACAGAAAGAGACGTTCCATTCAGCTATTTACTTTTCGATAAATTGACCAAATCGATCGAAGAACCGTATCTTGGATAAAATTGCTTTTCGAACGAGACGTTCGAACAGTTATGAAAGCGATCGTCATTAATTATTGTCAATGATATTTTTCGCGTATTATCGAGACATATTCGCGGTGTGCATCGGTGAGTTTTCCAGCGCCGGTTTCTACGTGAGAATTAGTCAGCGAAGCCCGTAGGAAATGGTGGTTTATTTTAGGGACATCTGAAAATACGCGTGCTCGTCCCTCGAAGAAGCTCAGTTGTCGTTGCTGCAAGATAGGATCATGGCTCTTAAAGATTGTCTGCTACCTACAATAGCGATAACAATTTCGATAGGTACGTACCTAATTCACATCTAACTTTACGTCTCTCATCCCCGTGTTCGACttgtcagcgaaaaaaaaacacGAAGGCGAACCTGATCGCTCGTGTTtcgttttaaatttttaaatttaataattaatattaattcacgATCGTTGATATTTTCCAATTTTCCAATACGAACGACACCATGTAAATATCGATCGTGTTCGGTGCATTATAGATTTGTCGAACCCAATACCAAATATTTGTgactttaaataattatttggcGCAGATTATAGAGTTTGTATTAAAAGTGTTCTTCGTTTTATGAAACCGAAGGAAATATTCTGATAATATTCtattaaagaaaaaagaaatttgcctCGATATCTCTGAAACATTTTTAGTAACGAGATGTTCGATAAATTTTTGTCATTTGTAATTTTGTGTAGCATTTCTCGCGTCGGGCAATGGAATTTTTCATGCATAACCGAATCGCGGAGAAATAAATTCCAAATGAAACCGCCCGAATATTTCAATCTAATTGCAGTTAATTACACTTGAATCGAACGTGTCAAGTGCATTCCACTTGAGATCGTTTCTCCACCCAAATCTCCGAAAGCTTGAAATCAGCAGCTATAAAAATAGCACTTAATTAATCGTTTTTTTTTCTGCTAGGAATATCATCAGTTCTCGCGTGGAATACTGATATTCACCGGTGAGTAATTAAATTTCTACTTTTGTGTTTTAAACATCACACAAACAGAGAGGGAAAACAAAGGTTCAGTAGAACGTTGATTGCTCGAAATAAATAGAGGAACAAACAAACATTTCCAATAAACGAATTTTCCTATAATCGATCCACGGAAGCAAGAACAGAAAATTTGTAGTAGAAAAACtatagaaattaatttacaacaTATTTTCCCTTTTCaatgaaattaaagaaattaaagaaatattaattttatttatttgattaATACAGACTAGTTATAGTTTATGAGGTTTTTAATTGTTACTTGTATAAGAACTCGAGATCACTCATCTTAATCTGATTATGAATTCTGAAGAAGTATTCTATATATAGTTCCGTCTCGGGGGAAAAGTAATTCCTCGCGGAGAATTGTTTTAATAACGAGAAAAATAATACCGTGAAAGTGGATATTCGCACGGAGAACGTGACAAAATTTCATACTCGGCATTCAGTTTTTGCCACGTTGGGAATAAAGAGTCGGGAGTTATGGTGACAAAGAATGATGAATAGTTAAGGTTAGATTCATAAGCAGCATTTCAACCACACATCAGCTcttaatttattttcgtaaaatgccTTTATTACACACTACAGTTTACGTTAAAGATACGTAGAAGTATACATATTAGATACATACTAAATTTCGAAAGTAACTGTGTAAATAACTAACGACCTAATCCAAATTCCATAAATTAAGACTGAACTTCATATTCTTCCTCCTCCAGCTACAATAGTTAAGGTTAGATTAATAAGCAGCATTTCAACCACGCATCAGCTcttaatttattttcgtaaaatgccTTTATTACACACTACAGTTTACGTTAAAGATACGTAGAAGTATACATATTAGATACATACTAAATTTCGAAAGTAACTGTGTAAATAACTAACGACCTAATCCAAATTCCATAAATTAAGACCTAACTTCATATTCTTCCTCCTCCAGCTACAATAGTTAAGGTTAGATTAATAAGCAGCATTTCAACCACGCATCAGCTCTTAATTTATTTTCGTTAAATGCCTTTATTACACACTACAGTTTACGTTAAAGATACGTAGAAGTATACATATTAGATACATACTAAATTTCGAAAGTAACTGTGTAAATAACTAACGACCTAATCCAAATCCCATAAATTGAGACCTAACCTAATATTCTTCCTCCCCTAGCTACGAAAGCTACGACCTCGACAGGGGACCAGTGTTCTACGAAGCCTATTATCCGGACAGCAACGACGAACTCCGTGGCAATTATCAAGAGAAACGTTTCTTCGACCGAGGGGCAGTCTTGGAAAAGACCTACCAAATACCTTCCCAACGCCTCGCTTACTCGAATAACATCGTTCAACTGGACAATCGACAAAATTTGGCGGGAAATGTTCCACAGACCGCACGAGACGATCGTTTCCCGCCACGGACAAACGAGCAACCTTTGGACATAAAGGAAATCTCTAGTCTGGCCAGAAGAGCGATTTCCCGGGACCTAGAGAACTGGAACACCCTCGAGAGTTATTTGGATCGTGCCAGGTATCAGGATCCCATATATCGTCGACGAATAGTCGTCCCTGACCCAGGCTACGGAATCGAAGAATCAGCTCGCAGAATTGGACCAGACGCCTTCAAAGATGGACGTGATTTCAGGCGGGAATTATACGAGGAAGTTCGAAAGGAACCTTCAGATTTGTCAGGACGAATTCGATCGTCCGATGATCAAAGGATTCTAAATGTGATGAGAAGGTTGACTGCACGAGACACAGCTGGCAGAGATTCTTTAGGAACTCTCGAATCGATTCGATACCAGAACCAATCGCCTTCCAAACAGGAAATTGTACAAGTTTTAGGCGCCAAAGAGGCTAATGCACCTTTGCTGAAGGATGTAGAAAATCCTAAATCGATCGTTGATCCTTATCCATCGGAGAATATATTCGCGCCTCGACCTCAGGtcattaattatattttctcGAAGAAACCGATTGTGTCGTTAGAGAATAAAGATCGCGTCGTGTCCGAGGCGAAGGAAACTACGAAGGAGTCTATACCTAGAAATTATGGGGACAATATTATTCGAGAGGA
The Colletes latitarsis isolate SP2378_abdomen chromosome 14, iyColLati1, whole genome shotgun sequence DNA segment above includes these coding regions:
- the LOC143349986 gene encoding uncharacterized protein LOC143349986; translation: MALKDCLLPTIAITISIGISSVLAWNTDIHRYESYDLDRGPVFYEAYYPDSNDELRGNYQEKRFFDRGAVLEKTYQIPSQRLAYSNNIVQLDNRQNLAGNVPQTARDDRFPPRTNEQPLDIKEISSLARRAISRDLENWNTLESYLDRARYQDPIYRRRIVVPDPGYGIEESARRIGPDAFKDGRDFRRELYEEVRKEPSDLSGRIRSSDDQRILNVMRRLTARDTAGRDSLGTLESIRYQNQSPSKQEIVQVLGAKEANAPLLKDVENPKSIVDPYPSENIFAPRPQVINYIFSKKPIVSLENKDRVVSEAKETTKESIPRNYGDNIIREEMKKTQDDKDVKVASIEISEVPKHKTRHHHGDWPKRDYSRRHQS